The Pseudomonas asiatica genome has a segment encoding these proteins:
- a CDS encoding autotransporter outer membrane beta-barrel domain-containing protein, whose amino-acid sequence MSALRPFPLRHALRAASLGPLLLLSPESWAQTIIDKDTTIDNSTPPDNYTVLDGATLTANGANALNIEVREGSRLVLDTSTVNATGNATGIRLRDGSSATLSGSHVSSAVQGLGLGAGTRLDAHDSVISGGNAGAVINNSLVTLSASQLLGTDTTGVGAQLFDGELQASAGSRIVGGQNGIRLRGDSGQAARTGTVVLDASHVEGQNGSAIAVGTVGSAPASARIEVLNGSTLKAGNGTLVEVGAVGTADILVSASALEGNIIIAEGGSGNLTLANQATLKGRLENLDRLALNSGGRWTMTGDAQLKDLVMDGGAVEFGDNGEFLTLEVATVEGSGRFNMNVDFADGRGDLLKITGNATGNHQIRVTSTGKDPLADSELRLVETAAGSDASFTLEGGPVDLGTFAYGLAQRGNDWYLDTSMRSLSNGTQTILALANTAPTVWYGELTTLRSRMGEVRRNDGAAGAWMRSYGNQYNASTSGFGYKQQQQGLSFGADGRLPIGDGNWLAGVTAGYSNSDLNLQGGSSGSVDSYHIGAYTTWLDPQSGYYFDGVAKLNRYQNRADVQLSDGSKTKGDYSNHGIGVSLEAGRHIKLDHGYFIEPYAQLAAMAIEGQSYHLANGLQASGDDTRSLQGKLGATAGRTFDFGQSRMLQPYVRVAGAHEFVNNNRVKVNGNSLDNDLGGSRAELGAGVVAAWAEQWQVHAEFDYANGERLEQPWGASLGVRYNW is encoded by the coding sequence ATGTCAGCACTCCGCCCTTTTCCTTTGCGCCACGCACTGCGCGCCGCCTCTTTGGGCCCTCTTCTGTTATTGAGCCCGGAGAGCTGGGCGCAAACCATCATCGACAAAGACACCACGATCGATAACAGCACGCCACCAGACAACTACACGGTGCTCGACGGTGCCACTCTCACCGCCAACGGCGCCAACGCCCTCAACATCGAGGTACGGGAAGGCTCCAGGCTGGTACTCGACACCAGCACCGTGAACGCCACCGGCAATGCAACCGGGATAAGGCTGCGCGACGGCAGCAGTGCCACCCTCAGCGGCAGCCACGTGTCATCGGCAGTCCAGGGGCTGGGCCTCGGGGCAGGCACACGGCTGGATGCACACGACAGCGTGATCAGCGGCGGCAACGCCGGGGCAGTCATCAACAACAGCCTGGTGACGCTGTCCGCCAGCCAGCTGCTGGGCACCGACACCACCGGCGTGGGGGCCCAGCTGTTCGACGGCGAGCTGCAGGCCAGCGCCGGCAGCCGCATTGTCGGTGGCCAGAATGGCATTCGCTTGCGTGGCGACAGCGGCCAAGCTGCCAGGACAGGCACGGTGGTATTGGATGCCAGCCACGTAGAAGGCCAGAACGGGTCAGCGATAGCCGTCGGCACTGTAGGCAGCGCACCAGCCAGCGCCAGGATCGAGGTACTGAACGGCTCCACCCTCAAGGCCGGCAACGGCACCCTGGTTGAAGTGGGTGCCGTCGGCACCGCGGACATCCTGGTCAGTGCCAGCGCCCTGGAAGGCAATATCATCATTGCCGAAGGCGGCAGCGGCAACCTGACCCTGGCCAACCAGGCCACCCTCAAAGGCCGCCTTGAAAACCTCGATCGCCTGGCATTGAACAGCGGCGGCCGGTGGACAATGACCGGTGATGCCCAGCTCAAGGACCTGGTGATGGACGGCGGCGCGGTGGAATTTGGCGACAACGGCGAATTCCTTACACTGGAGGTGGCCACAGTGGAAGGCAGTGGCCGCTTCAACATGAATGTCGATTTCGCGGACGGCCGGGGCGACCTGCTGAAAATAACCGGTAATGCCACCGGCAACCACCAGATCCGGGTTACCAGCACCGGCAAGGATCCACTGGCCGATAGCGAACTGCGCCTGGTGGAGACCGCCGCAGGCAGCGATGCCAGCTTCACCCTGGAGGGCGGGCCGGTTGACCTCGGTACCTTCGCCTACGGCCTGGCACAACGCGGCAATGACTGGTACCTGGATACCTCGATGCGTTCGCTCAGCAACGGCACCCAGACCATCCTGGCACTGGCCAATACCGCTCCCACGGTGTGGTATGGCGAGCTCACCACCTTGCGCAGCCGCATGGGTGAAGTGCGCCGCAACGATGGTGCTGCGGGCGCCTGGATGCGCAGCTATGGCAACCAGTACAACGCCTCTACCTCCGGCTTCGGTTACAAGCAACAGCAACAAGGGCTGTCGTTCGGTGCCGATGGCCGCTTGCCAATCGGCGACGGCAACTGGCTGGCCGGGGTAACGGCAGGTTACAGCAATTCCGACCTCAACCTGCAGGGCGGCAGTTCGGGCTCGGTCGACAGCTACCACATCGGTGCCTACACCACCTGGCTCGACCCACAAAGCGGCTACTACTTCGACGGGGTTGCCAAGCTCAACCGCTACCAGAACCGCGCCGATGTGCAACTGAGCGACGGCAGCAAGACCAAAGGCGATTACAGCAACCACGGCATCGGCGTTTCGCTGGAGGCCGGCCGGCACATCAAGCTGGACCATGGCTATTTCATCGAGCCTTATGCCCAGCTGGCGGCCATGGCAATCGAGGGGCAGTCGTACCACCTGGCCAATGGCTTGCAAGCCAGCGGTGACGACACCCGCTCGCTGCAAGGCAAGCTGGGGGCTACCGCCGGGCGCACCTTCGACTTCGGCCAGAGCCGCATGCTCCAGCCTTATGTGCGGGTTGCCGGGGCCCATGAGTTCGTCAACAACAACCGCGTGAAAGTCAACGGCAACAGCCTGGATAACGACCTGGGCGGTTCTCGTGCAGAGCTGGGTGCCGGTGTGGTAGCGGCCTGGGCCGAGCAGTGGCAAGTGCATGCGGAGTTCGACTATGCCAACGGCGAACGCCTGGAACAGCCGTGGGGGGCCAGCCTGGGCGTACGTTACAACTGGTAG